In the genome of Deinococcus deserti VCD115, one region contains:
- a CDS encoding sensor histidine kinase, protein MPAPSASATSSSRFQAFRPRTTLSSLLLRPFVVPFVLLSVVGISVIAGVERNAQAARQVTESQGRLLLINSLLRDISELETGQRGYVITGQADFLKPYLDGLIAFDEHAHQLRRRSVTPAQISSLNQAADQLARWRLTAGDPQIRARRTSLEQAVRLISTGRRQLDNVRATLTIMREREDARLTAAVQSSAQTLRTVRQITVAGLLLTLLLLLLTALRMARTVARHLSQLTAGAQEISAGQYDRHLPRSGVQEIDELGHQFQEMARAVREREQALAHSAQALKASNEQLAHSNRELEQFAYVASHDLQEPLRTIGSYTELLARRYQGQLDARADQYITFTIDATSRMKTLIQDLLAFSRVRQGQRTFTSVDTHLLVREVLTSLDEEVQRSAAQVHVAPGFPQVHGNADLLRHVFHNLIGNALKFRSPERPLQIAVSATREEDRRRWVFHIQDNGIGIEEQYFDRIFGVFQRLHGLGEYSGSGIGLAVTRSAVEQHGGELWLGSRPGQGSTFHFSIPDHGTVPGPNPLQETTDS, encoded by the coding sequence ATGCCGGCGCCCTCCGCATCGGCCACGTCAAGCTCACGGTTTCAGGCATTCCGGCCCCGAACCACCCTGAGCTCACTGCTGCTGCGGCCCTTCGTGGTGCCCTTTGTGCTGCTGAGCGTCGTGGGTATATCGGTGATCGCCGGGGTGGAGCGCAATGCACAGGCCGCCCGGCAGGTAACCGAGTCACAAGGCCGCCTGTTGCTGATCAACTCCCTGTTGCGTGACATCTCGGAGCTGGAGACCGGGCAACGTGGATACGTCATCACCGGACAGGCTGATTTTCTCAAACCGTACCTTGATGGCCTGATCGCTTTTGACGAGCACGCACACCAGTTGCGTCGCCGGTCCGTCACACCCGCGCAGATCAGCAGCCTGAACCAGGCCGCCGACCAGCTTGCACGCTGGCGCCTCACGGCAGGCGATCCACAGATCCGTGCCCGCCGCACCTCTCTGGAGCAGGCAGTTCGGCTGATCAGTACCGGCCGCCGGCAGCTCGACAATGTGCGTGCCACGTTGACCATCATGCGCGAACGCGAGGACGCCCGTCTGACTGCCGCCGTGCAGTCCAGTGCCCAGACCCTGCGAACGGTGCGCCAGATCACGGTCGCGGGGCTGCTGCTGACCCTGCTGCTGCTGCTGCTGACCGCGCTGCGCATGGCCCGCACGGTGGCGCGTCATCTCTCGCAGCTGACTGCCGGCGCGCAGGAGATCTCTGCCGGCCAGTACGACCGGCACCTGCCGCGTTCCGGTGTACAGGAAATTGACGAACTGGGCCATCAGTTCCAGGAAATGGCCCGCGCGGTACGCGAACGTGAGCAGGCGCTGGCGCACAGTGCCCAGGCCCTGAAAGCCAGCAATGAGCAGCTGGCACACAGCAACCGCGAGCTCGAGCAGTTCGCGTACGTAGCCAGCCACGATCTGCAGGAACCCCTGCGGACCATCGGCAGCTACACCGAACTGCTCGCTCGGCGCTACCAGGGACAGCTTGACGCGCGTGCCGACCAGTACATCACCTTTACCATCGACGCCACCAGCCGCATGAAAACCCTGATCCAGGACCTGCTGGCCTTTTCGCGGGTGCGTCAGGGGCAGCGGACCTTCACCTCAGTCGACACCCACCTGCTGGTTCGCGAGGTGCTTACGAGTCTGGACGAGGAGGTGCAAAGGAGCGCCGCTCAGGTGCATGTTGCGCCTGGATTTCCGCAGGTTCATGGCAACGCCGACCTGCTGCGGCACGTCTTTCACAACCTGATCGGCAACGCGCTGAAATTCCGCTCACCCGAACGCCCGCTGCAGATTGCCGTCAGCGCCACTCGCGAGGAGGACCGCCGGCGCTGGGTCTTTCATATCCAGGACAATGGGATCGGCATCGAAGAGCAGTATTTTGACCGGATCTTCGGTGTTTTCCAGCGGCTGCACGGCCTAGGCGAATACAGCGGGAGCGGCATTGGACTGGCTGTTACCCGCAGCGCCGTCGAGCAGCATGGTGGCGAGCTGTGGCTGGGGTCCAGGCCCGGCCAGGGCTCCACCTTTCATTTCAGCATTCCCGATCACGGTACAGTACCGGGCCCCAACCCTCTTCAGGAGACAACTGATTCATGA
- a CDS encoding enoyl-CoA hydratase-related protein has translation MTLQSVNLTRRGETATLTLVTKKGTLGPTFWREMPAVLEELARSRVVILRGQDLFSAGLDLHESGAQILPVLGDPEAFKAVVDEMHATIEGLAALPVPVIAAVHGWCIGAGLELIAAADLRLCSQDARFSLPEVKLGITADLGGLQRLPHLIGRGRAAHLALTADPIDAATAERWGLVTEVHASPEALFARADALADQLAALPPRALEGTKRTLNDDRPHRQSLDSAVAWNAQHMTAEALLGALRK, from the coding sequence ATGACGTTGCAAAGCGTAAACCTTACCCGGCGGGGTGAGACGGCCACTTTGACCCTGGTGACCAAAAAAGGCACCCTGGGGCCGACCTTCTGGCGTGAAATGCCGGCGGTGCTGGAGGAACTGGCCCGCTCCCGGGTGGTGATCCTGCGCGGTCAGGACCTGTTCAGCGCCGGTCTGGACCTGCATGAGAGCGGCGCACAGATCCTGCCGGTGCTGGGTGATCCGGAGGCATTCAAAGCTGTGGTTGACGAGATGCATGCGACCATCGAAGGGCTGGCGGCGCTGCCGGTGCCAGTGATCGCGGCTGTTCACGGCTGGTGCATTGGCGCCGGCCTGGAGCTGATTGCCGCCGCCGATCTTCGGCTGTGCAGCCAGGACGCCCGGTTCAGCCTGCCGGAAGTCAAGCTTGGAATTACGGCTGATCTGGGCGGCCTGCAGCGGCTGCCTCACCTGATCGGCCGCGGGCGCGCGGCCCATCTGGCCCTCACGGCTGACCCTATTGACGCGGCCACTGCGGAACGCTGGGGTCTGGTGACCGAGGTTCACGCCAGTCCCGAAGCCCTCTTTGCCCGTGCCGACGCGCTGGCTGATCAGCTCGCCGCGCTGCCGCCCAGAGCCCTGGAAGGCACCAAGCGCACCCTGAACGATGACCGGCCGCACAGACAGAGCCTGGACAGTGCGGTGGCCTGGAATGCGCAGCACATGACGGCCGAAGCCCTGCTGGGCGCATTACGTAAATAA
- a CDS encoding SDR family oxidoreductase, which translates to MTLSAGTPESTFRPDLLAGKHALITGGGSGINLGIARSFAAHGCAVTLLGRNLEKAQGAAAGIQAEGGRAMGVSADVRDFAALQAAAEQATSEFGPLDIVLAGAAGNFPAPVDGISPNGFKTVVDIDLLGTYNTIKACAPHLRAPGGNILSISAYGVPVPLQAHVVAAKAGVDALTQTLAVEWGLRGIRVNAIIPGPIDGTEGMARLAPDEKTRQKFIATVPLGRFGVPQDIANAALFLVSDAASYVTGVILPVDGGQNMLGGAPQYMMYQQMGLAQPKSGNTQ; encoded by the coding sequence ATGACCCTATCCGCTGGTACCCCTGAAAGCACCTTCCGTCCTGACCTGCTTGCTGGAAAACACGCCCTGATCACGGGCGGCGGCAGCGGCATCAACCTGGGCATCGCCCGGAGCTTTGCCGCGCACGGCTGCGCCGTGACCCTGCTTGGGCGCAATCTCGAAAAGGCCCAGGGGGCCGCTGCCGGGATTCAGGCCGAAGGAGGCCGGGCTATGGGCGTCAGCGCCGACGTGCGTGACTTCGCCGCGCTGCAGGCCGCAGCGGAACAGGCCACCTCCGAGTTCGGTCCGCTGGACATCGTGCTGGCGGGGGCGGCAGGAAACTTTCCGGCTCCAGTAGACGGCATTTCACCGAACGGTTTCAAGACCGTGGTCGACATTGACCTGCTGGGAACCTACAACACCATCAAGGCCTGTGCGCCGCATCTGCGCGCTCCGGGCGGCAACATCCTGAGCATCAGCGCCTACGGAGTGCCGGTGCCGCTGCAGGCGCACGTGGTGGCGGCGAAGGCCGGTGTGGACGCCCTGACGCAGACTCTGGCGGTGGAGTGGGGACTGCGGGGCATCCGCGTGAATGCCATTATTCCCGGTCCCATCGACGGCACCGAGGGCATGGCCCGCCTCGCTCCGGACGAGAAGACCCGCCAGAAGTTCATTGCTACCGTGCCCCTGGGCCGCTTTGGGGTGCCGCAGGACATTGCCAACGCGGCGCTGTTCCTGGTCAGTGACGCGGCGAGCTACGTGACCGGCGTCATTCTCCCGGTCGATGGTGGTCAGAACATGCTTGGAGGCGCGCCGCAGTACATGATGTACCAGCAGATGGGCCTGGCGCAGCCGAAATCCGGGAACACGCAGTAA